In Deinococcus carri, one DNA window encodes the following:
- a CDS encoding sensor histidine kinase: MPQDQTDRNEPLREQAEAKLREHGPVAPAPAPQDPLALLHELQVHQIELEHQNEELRRALLEVEEARTRYLDLFDFAPIGYFTFDRQGVIQEANLTGCHLLNVPRERLIGRRFLVFVDPDSRSHFTALLKRVFESPEKRVGELRLLRQDGSLFWGQLEIVAENLAGTPGQHCRAAVIDITVQKQAQDEVMRLNQTLEQRVEQRSAKVRELSEELERFTYDIANDLQAPLRHIQSFTELLAKPGGLEDGQSERYLEHIGHSAQRMQGLIAALMDFSRASRMRMRLTHVPLDQVLREVRKKLEPQWSVRGVQLTAEPLPVVQADSGAMQLVFRQLLDNALKFTREQPQPRIRILSQETPGEYVIGVQDNGVGFNMRYRSRLFGVFQRLHSGREYEGTGVGLATVRRVVSRYGGRVWAEGKVGEGATFYVALPKQPVDLD; the protein is encoded by the coding sequence ATGCCCCAGGACCAGACCGACCGAAACGAGCCTTTGCGGGAGCAGGCCGAAGCCAAGCTGCGCGAGCATGGCCCCGTGGCTCCGGCCCCTGCCCCCCAGGACCCGCTGGCCCTGCTGCACGAGTTGCAGGTCCACCAGATCGAACTCGAACACCAGAACGAGGAACTGCGCCGCGCGCTGCTGGAAGTCGAGGAGGCGCGCACCCGGTATCTCGACCTCTTCGACTTCGCGCCCATCGGGTACTTCACCTTCGACCGCCAGGGCGTGATTCAGGAGGCCAACCTCACCGGCTGCCACCTGCTGAACGTGCCGCGCGAACGCCTGATAGGCCGCCGCTTTCTGGTGTTCGTGGACCCGGACTCGCGCAGCCACTTCACGGCGCTGCTCAAGCGGGTGTTCGAGTCGCCCGAAAAACGGGTGGGCGAGCTGCGGCTGCTGCGGCAGGACGGCAGCCTGTTCTGGGGCCAACTGGAGATCGTGGCCGAGAACCTGGCCGGGACACCGGGGCAACACTGCCGCGCCGCCGTGATCGACATCACCGTGCAGAAGCAGGCCCAGGACGAGGTGATGCGCCTGAACCAGACGCTGGAGCAGCGGGTGGAGCAGCGCAGCGCCAAGGTCCGCGAACTCAGCGAGGAACTCGAGCGTTTCACCTACGACATCGCCAACGACCTGCAAGCGCCGCTGCGACACATCCAGAGCTTCACGGAACTGCTGGCCAAGCCGGGGGGGCTGGAGGACGGCCAGAGCGAGCGGTATCTGGAACATATCGGACACTCCGCGCAGCGGATGCAGGGCCTGATTGCCGCGCTGATGGACTTCTCGCGCGCCAGCCGGATGCGGATGCGCCTCACGCACGTGCCGCTCGATCAGGTACTGAGGGAAGTCCGCAAGAAGCTCGAACCCCAGTGGTCGGTGCGCGGGGTGCAGCTCACGGCCGAGCCGCTGCCCGTCGTGCAGGCCGACAGCGGCGCGATGCAGCTCGTGTTCCGGCAACTACTCGACAACGCGCTGAAGTTCACCCGCGAGCAGCCCCAGCCGCGAATTCGCATCCTGTCCCAGGAGACGCCCGGCGAGTACGTGATCGGCGTGCAGGACAACGGCGTGGGCTTCAACATGCGCTACCGCAGCCGCCTGTTCGGCGTCTTCCAGCGCCTGCACAGTGGCCGCGAGTACGAGGGCACCGGCGTGGGCCTGGCCACCGTGCGCCGGGTGGTGTCGCGCTACGGGGGCCGGGTGTGGGCCGAGGGCAAGGTGGGCGAGGGAGCCACCTTCTACGTGGCCCTGCCCAAGCAGCCGGTGGACCTGGACTGA
- a CDS encoding helix-hairpin-helix domain-containing protein, protein MNRSTNFVLLAAVLAASLAGAQSTSTAKAPVRTTSGLNRCLQLMKAKVNLNKADVTDLQCLKGVSPTIARDIIANRPFKDGNDFARKIEVIGHRLWNDNKAHLTF, encoded by the coding sequence ATGAACCGTTCCACGAACTTTGTCCTGCTCGCCGCTGTCCTCGCCGCCAGTCTGGCCGGTGCCCAGAGCACCTCCACCGCAAAGGCCCCAGTCAGGACCACGAGCGGCCTGAACCGCTGCCTGCAACTCATGAAAGCCAAGGTGAACCTGAACAAGGCGGACGTGACAGACCTCCAGTGTCTCAAAGGAGTGTCCCCGACCATTGCCAGGGACATCATCGCCAACCGGCCCTTCAAGGACGGCAACGACTTCGCCCGCAAGATCGAGGTGATCGGCCACCGGCTCTGGAATGACAACAAGGCCCACCTCACCTTCTGA
- a CDS encoding WYL domain-containing protein — MGVWDDVSGRDAVTVRLRFTPQAGYRVLRSTYPSMVDPLILLDGSVEFEIRTRGDTRGLSCEGLTWILSWGEEVEVMGPPSIRALWFSALCTDRRNDIGDASLEPL, encoded by the coding sequence ATGGGCGTCTGGGATGACGTCAGTGGCCGCGATGCGGTGACTGTGCGGTTGCGTTTCACGCCGCAGGCAGGGTACCGGGTGCTGAGAAGCACGTACCCGAGCATGGTCGATCCGCTGATCCTGTTGGATGGAAGCGTGGAATTCGAAATTCGCACCCGCGGCGATACCAGGGGTCTGTCGTGTGAAGGGCTGACCTGGATTCTCTCGTGGGGTGAGGAGGTGGAGGTGATGGGTCCTCCCTCCATTCGGGCGTTGTGGTTCTCGGCCTTGTGTACCGACCGGAGAAATGACATCGGGGATGCCTCACTGGAACCGCTATAA
- a CDS encoding NAD(P)H-binding protein — MLMITGASGQLGRLVTTRLQELAVPFVAGTHDPTQVGGHTRHLDFDRPETLQFPGIRTLLLISAGYGEDDVVTARHDRVITAAERDGVEQVVYTSLTGAGDHLSFSLAHRWTERRLQRSRLAWTILRNGLYAELLGSLTLAEDGVVHAPLSEGKLAAVARADLADVAAEVLLRPAEHAGKVYELVGPQAIGGAAVAEARGAEYRPVSLAETRARLDQAGLLPFQPPMLMSIYSSISGGFLAGTGSELARLLGRSPRPVLAHLG; from the coding sequence ATGCTGATGATTACCGGTGCCTCCGGGCAACTCGGACGGCTTGTCACGACCCGTCTCCAGGAACTTGCCGTTCCCTTTGTGGCGGGAACCCATGACCCCACACAGGTGGGCGGGCACACGCGCCACCTTGACTTTGACCGGCCAGAGACCCTGCAGTTCCCGGGCATCCGCACCTTGCTGCTGATCTCGGCCGGTTATGGGGAGGACGATGTGGTGACCGCCCGGCATGACCGCGTCATCACCGCCGCGGAGCGTGACGGAGTCGAGCAGGTGGTGTACACCAGCCTCACCGGGGCAGGTGACCATCTGTCGTTCAGCCTGGCGCACCGCTGGACCGAACGGCGCTTGCAGCGCAGCCGGTTAGCATGGACCATTCTGCGCAACGGGCTGTACGCCGAGTTGTTGGGTTCCTTGACCCTGGCTGAGGATGGGGTGGTCCATGCCCCGCTGAGCGAAGGAAAGTTGGCCGCCGTAGCACGTGCTGACCTGGCGGACGTGGCTGCGGAAGTGCTGCTGAGACCGGCTGAACATGCTGGAAAGGTCTATGAGCTGGTGGGTCCGCAGGCGATTGGAGGAGCGGCCGTGGCCGAGGCTCGGGGGGCGGAGTACCGCCCGGTCTCGCTGGCAGAGACGCGGGCGAGGCTTGACCAGGCGGGCCTGTTGCCCTTCCAACCACCCATGTTGATGTCGATCTATTCCAGCATTTCGGGAGGATTTTTAGCGGGGACGGGGAGCGAGCTTGCTCGACTCCTGGGGCGTTCGCCTCGGCCTGTTCTGGCACACCTCGGTTGA
- a CDS encoding CheR family methyltransferase — protein MSQDSPPEPAPSQDAALPEATPEATPPAGEASPALARPTGVVGLGGSAGALDSYERFFGAMPGGSGLAFVVMAHQDEGGESLMPGLLARCTDLPVVEVEDGLELRSEQVYVVPPGHVLNLMNGTLLLTPQAQPYMPIDLFFQSLAEDQEERAVGVVLSGTGTDGSRGVRAIKERGGRVYVQDPATAPYPSMPRSALATGTADAVLPADELAAALHAQVTGTRTLDLDQALTPEGRGTAALQRILLQVRARTGQDFSQYKQSTLVRRIDRRMKGQQIEDLAHYARYLQEHPAEIDALFHDFLINVTSFFRDPQAFEVLAAQIRVYLGEHDELAVFRAWVPGCSTGEEAYSLAMLLTELLDECQGERHVQVQVFATDLDQEAIDVARLGLYSAQHLTGLSPERLARFFVPREGGYQVRGELREKIVFARHNTFGDPPFTALDLLSCRNMLIYFGAELQKQILPLFHYALKPGGLLFLGPSESLGGARELFAALDNRWKLYRRDGARSAAPLSLGLLGQRPTSLERPGLPRSEVRRPLAGARETAGLPGTVQNLLLSEWAPPAVVVDAQGNVIYVSGRTGAYLELPAGTPSTNVIEMALPALRYELGGALREAAASGQEVRSARLTVPVGGELRALELLVRPLRLPGQPQDLYLIVFQDRGEVAQAWPDELPRSRPTDRMAELERELLTTRDHLQATIEEMEVALEERKSANEELQTANEELQSSNEELMTSKEELQSLNEELITINAEHQVIISDLQQANDDMKNLMDSVGIATLFLDNDLRIKRFTARITQVVNLMPVDVGRPLTDIASNLRYDGLADDIRRVLQTLTPFETAVQTRDEQWFLMRVSPYRTFDNFIDGVVVVFTNIGPLKLLERQLVQTQLYSEAILDTILDPILVLDHDLRAVSHNQAVRSLLRVEADDIQGERLYDLGGGQFDQAELVERLRDLTLGGEELRDFMLEMDLPDRGARAVKLNARPLPGEDGTADLLLLWGEDVTPILRQVAEAGADAIHDEE, from the coding sequence ATGTCCCAAGATTCCCCGCCCGAACCTGCCCCTTCCCAGGACGCCGCCTTGCCTGAAGCCACGCCCGAGGCCACCCCGCCTGCCGGTGAGGCGTCCCCGGCCCTGGCCCGGCCCACCGGCGTGGTGGGGCTGGGCGGCTCTGCCGGGGCGCTCGACAGCTACGAGCGGTTTTTCGGGGCCATGCCCGGCGGGAGTGGGCTGGCCTTTGTGGTGATGGCCCACCAGGACGAGGGCGGGGAAAGCCTGATGCCGGGGCTGCTGGCCCGCTGCACCGATCTGCCGGTGGTGGAGGTCGAGGACGGCCTGGAACTGCGGTCCGAGCAGGTGTACGTCGTGCCGCCGGGACACGTCCTGAACCTGATGAATGGCACGCTGCTGCTGACGCCGCAGGCCCAGCCCTATATGCCCATCGACCTCTTCTTCCAGAGCCTCGCGGAGGATCAGGAGGAGCGTGCGGTGGGCGTGGTGCTGTCGGGCACGGGGACCGACGGGAGCCGGGGCGTGCGGGCCATCAAGGAGCGCGGGGGGCGGGTGTACGTGCAGGACCCCGCGACCGCGCCGTATCCCAGCATGCCCCGCAGCGCGCTGGCGACCGGCACCGCCGACGCGGTCCTGCCCGCCGACGAGCTGGCCGCCGCGCTGCACGCGCAGGTCACGGGCACCCGGACGCTGGACCTGGATCAGGCCCTGACCCCCGAGGGCCGCGGGACGGCGGCCCTGCAAAGGATTCTGCTCCAGGTGCGCGCCCGCACCGGACAGGACTTCTCGCAGTACAAGCAGAGCACCCTGGTGCGGCGCATCGACCGGCGCATGAAGGGGCAGCAGATCGAGGACCTCGCCCACTACGCCCGCTACCTTCAGGAACATCCGGCGGAGATTGACGCCCTGTTTCACGACTTCCTGATCAACGTCACCAGCTTCTTCCGCGACCCCCAGGCCTTCGAGGTGCTGGCCGCGCAGATCCGGGTCTACCTGGGCGAACACGACGAGCTGGCCGTCTTCCGGGCGTGGGTGCCGGGCTGCTCGACGGGCGAGGAGGCCTATTCCCTCGCCATGCTGCTCACCGAGCTGCTCGACGAGTGCCAGGGCGAGCGCCACGTGCAGGTGCAGGTGTTCGCCACCGACCTCGATCAGGAGGCCATCGACGTGGCGCGGCTGGGGCTGTACTCGGCCCAGCACCTGACCGGCCTCTCGCCCGAGCGGCTGGCCCGCTTCTTCGTGCCCCGCGAGGGCGGGTATCAGGTGCGCGGCGAACTGCGCGAGAAGATTGTCTTTGCACGGCACAACACCTTCGGCGACCCGCCCTTTACCGCGCTTGACCTGCTGTCGTGCCGCAACATGCTGATCTACTTCGGCGCGGAACTGCAAAAGCAGATTCTGCCCCTGTTCCACTACGCCCTGAAGCCCGGCGGCCTGCTGTTCCTGGGGCCGTCCGAGTCGCTGGGGGGCGCGCGGGAGCTGTTCGCCGCCCTGGACAACCGCTGGAAACTCTACCGGCGCGACGGGGCGCGCAGCGCGGCCCCCCTCTCGCTGGGCCTGCTGGGGCAGCGGCCGACCTCGCTGGAACGGCCGGGCCTGCCCCGTTCCGAGGTGCGCCGCCCCCTTGCCGGCGCGCGGGAAACGGCGGGCCTGCCCGGCACCGTCCAGAATCTGCTGCTGAGCGAGTGGGCACCGCCCGCCGTGGTGGTGGACGCCCAGGGCAACGTGATCTATGTCAGCGGCCGCACCGGGGCCTACCTGGAACTGCCCGCGGGTACGCCCAGCACCAACGTGATCGAGATGGCACTGCCGGCCCTGCGCTACGAGCTGGGCGGGGCGCTGCGCGAGGCGGCGGCCAGCGGCCAGGAGGTCCGCTCCGCGCGCCTGACGGTGCCGGTGGGCGGCGAACTGCGCGCACTTGAGCTGCTGGTGCGGCCCCTGCGCCTGCCGGGACAGCCCCAGGACCTCTATCTGATTGTCTTTCAGGACCGGGGCGAGGTGGCGCAGGCGTGGCCGGACGAGCTGCCCCGGTCCAGACCGACCGACCGGATGGCCGAACTCGAACGCGAACTCCTGACCACACGCGACCACCTCCAGGCCACCATCGAGGAGATGGAGGTGGCCCTGGAGGAGCGCAAGAGCGCCAACGAGGAACTCCAGACCGCCAACGAGGAGCTTCAGAGCAGCAACGAGGAACTGATGACCTCCAAGGAGGAACTCCAGTCGCTCAACGAGGAGCTGATCACCATCAACGCCGAGCACCAGGTGATCATCAGCGACCTGCAACAGGCCAACGACGACATGAAGAACCTGATGGACTCGGTCGGCATCGCTACTTTGTTCCTCGACAACGACCTGCGGATCAAGCGCTTCACGGCCCGGATCACCCAGGTGGTCAACCTGATGCCGGTGGACGTGGGCCGGCCGCTGACCGATATCGCCTCCAACCTGCGCTACGACGGGCTGGCGGACGATATCCGCCGCGTCCTCCAGACCCTCACGCCCTTCGAAACGGCCGTGCAGACCCGCGACGAGCAGTGGTTCCTGATGCGCGTCTCGCCCTACCGCACCTTCGACAACTTCATCGACGGCGTGGTGGTCGTCTTTACCAACATCGGCCCCCTCAAGCTGCTGGAGCGGCAGCTCGTCCAGACGCAGCTCTACAGCGAGGCGATCCTGGATACCATCCTCGACCCGATCCTGGTGCTCGACCATGACCTGCGCGCCGTGTCGCACAATCAGGCGGTGCGGTCCCTGCTGCGGGTGGAGGCGGACGATATCCAGGGCGAGCGCCTCTATGACCTGGGGGGCGGGCAGTTCGACCAGGCCGAACTGGTCGAGCGCCTGCGCGACCTGACCCTGGGGGGCGAGGAACTGCGCGACTTCATGCTGGAGATGGACCTGCCCGACCGGGGTGCGCGCGCCGTCAAGCTCAACGCCCGCCCCCTCCCCGGCGAGGACGGCACCGCCGACCTGCTCCTGCTGTGGGGCGAGGACGTGACGCCCATCCTGCGCCAGGTGGCCGAGGCCGGGGCGGACGCTATCCACGACGAGGAATGA
- a CDS encoding SARP family transcriptional regulator — MSDIEGKFEAGQFAEVFTLLTGQARTAREHTLLGLSLLYLGRLEEAELALTKASLLGDPEGQVELGNALRLLGRFDEAAAHLQAIAPDLTGELQLRCLRWWGVAEFQAGHTQEGLKRVERAWHGYVALGNEEWTARVTVSLAQMYNLLGNPRRAKLLLSEAVAVLPSLPDPAPRLAALKNLMELQIAQGEFAEARETLADAKFTLSQADAPRLRAMLMTSEAELLRLSGDYSGYLVLLEDLRLRAEGLQDHNLRVWSISRLAEHQSLIGQHSQALYTLLGFERPPAEWPAELWATSGVLSRRRGDLLGAAVDLGKAAQMFRDAGSIPELVRAQLHLAAAALPLKQEATVVKALKEALTNMLRLRQLTEFKPDLEELNELLHYAVLEPEIAPYMEPLLDNLSNLAGAPRLPEDGVLSVQVTTLGRAAVRKDGEEVKFTYAGTIPLLTYIALKPGRTRAEMQLELFPEKDAKSGAAYMRQCLKELRDRLGPHIVRFEGPHQAPWYALGRDVHVDLDVLHFREALERGETARALALYRGPFLPELEDSEWAQQVRDETLLSLTFELRNQMTRYQAEGDFRRVVLLANQYLRVDPYDHEVLEARLKAAEVFALPHELAKYTAELRRMFN, encoded by the coding sequence GTGAGCGATATCGAGGGAAAGTTCGAGGCAGGGCAATTTGCAGAGGTCTTCACGCTCCTGACAGGACAAGCCAGGACTGCACGCGAACACACTCTGCTGGGGCTTTCCCTCCTGTATCTGGGCCGACTGGAAGAAGCCGAACTCGCGCTGACCAAAGCCAGCCTGTTGGGCGACCCGGAGGGTCAGGTGGAACTCGGCAACGCCCTCCGGCTCCTGGGGCGCTTCGACGAGGCGGCGGCGCACCTGCAAGCTATTGCCCCTGACCTGACGGGGGAATTACAACTGCGCTGCCTGCGCTGGTGGGGCGTCGCGGAGTTTCAGGCCGGGCACACGCAAGAGGGCCTCAAGCGGGTGGAACGCGCCTGGCATGGGTACGTCGCCCTAGGCAATGAGGAGTGGACGGCCCGCGTCACGGTGTCCCTCGCGCAGATGTACAACCTGCTGGGTAATCCCCGCCGTGCCAAGCTGCTGCTCTCCGAGGCTGTGGCAGTCCTGCCGTCACTCCCTGATCCTGCCCCACGTCTCGCGGCCCTCAAGAACCTGATGGAACTTCAGATCGCGCAGGGTGAATTTGCCGAGGCCCGCGAAACCCTGGCCGATGCCAAGTTCACGCTCTCGCAGGCCGACGCGCCCCGCCTGCGGGCCATGCTGATGACCAGTGAGGCGGAGTTGCTGCGCCTGAGCGGGGACTATTCCGGCTACCTGGTCCTGCTGGAAGACTTGCGCCTGCGCGCCGAGGGGCTGCAAGACCACAACCTGCGGGTGTGGTCTATCTCGCGCCTCGCAGAGCATCAAAGCCTGATCGGCCAGCACAGTCAGGCCCTCTATACCCTGCTCGGTTTCGAGCGCCCCCCTGCCGAGTGGCCCGCCGAACTGTGGGCCACCAGCGGCGTGCTGTCCCGGCGGCGTGGCGACCTGCTGGGGGCCGCCGTGGACTTGGGGAAGGCCGCGCAGATGTTTCGGGATGCCGGGAGCATCCCTGAGTTGGTGCGGGCGCAACTCCACCTGGCGGCCGCAGCCCTGCCCCTCAAGCAGGAGGCCACCGTCGTCAAGGCCCTGAAGGAAGCCCTGACGAACATGCTGCGGCTGCGGCAACTGACCGAGTTCAAACCGGATCTGGAGGAATTGAACGAGTTGCTGCACTACGCGGTGCTGGAGCCGGAGATCGCGCCCTACATGGAGCCGCTGCTGGACAACCTCTCCAACCTGGCCGGGGCACCGAGGCTCCCGGAAGACGGCGTGCTCTCGGTGCAGGTCACGACGCTAGGACGCGCGGCAGTCCGCAAGGACGGCGAGGAGGTGAAGTTCACCTACGCGGGCACTATCCCCCTCCTGACCTACATCGCCCTCAAACCGGGGCGGACGCGAGCAGAGATGCAGCTTGAACTGTTCCCTGAAAAGGACGCCAAGAGTGGGGCGGCGTATATGCGCCAGTGCCTCAAGGAACTACGCGACCGGCTGGGGCCGCATATCGTGCGCTTCGAGGGGCCACATCAAGCGCCCTGGTACGCGCTGGGGCGGGACGTGCATGTGGACCTGGACGTGCTTCACTTCCGCGAGGCCCTGGAACGGGGCGAGACGGCCCGTGCGCTGGCGCTCTACCGTGGTCCCTTCCTTCCCGAACTGGAAGACAGCGAGTGGGCGCAGCAGGTCCGTGACGAAACCTTGCTCTCCCTGACCTTTGAGCTGAGAAACCAAATGACGCGGTATCAGGCCGAGGGAGACTTCCGGCGGGTGGTGCTGCTCGCCAATCAATATCTCCGGGTAGACCCCTATGACCATGAGGTGCTGGAAGCGCGGCTCAAGGCGGCGGAGGTCTTCGCCCTGCCGCACGAGCTGGCGAAATACACCGCCGAGCTGCGCCGCATGTTCAACTGA
- a CDS encoding MIP/aquaporin family protein, with translation MTERQERPARRGTKKTGSEGEHPAPLGRALVAELFGTWLLTFASLGAALLAHLGLLPEVAAAALTPALVVLTMIYALSDVSGAHINPVVTLAFALRGAFSWKRVLPYWGAQFAGAITAALLLRAFAPLPPVREHLPSAGAALLEAACTAVLLAVILATAHRDARLKPSVGLAVGATVGLDHFLSSPVSAVTMNPAKTFGPALVAGHLAQAWPHLLGSVLGALAALLLTWATHGPLNRAEHEAAAGNGGQG, from the coding sequence ATGACAGAACGGCAGGAACGCCCGGCGCGGCGCGGCACGAAGAAGACGGGGAGCGAGGGGGAGCATCCTGCACCCCTGGGCCGTGCGCTGGTCGCGGAACTGTTCGGGACCTGGCTGCTGACCTTTGCCAGCCTCGGGGCGGCGCTGCTGGCACACCTGGGCCTGCTGCCGGAGGTAGCCGCAGCGGCCCTGACGCCCGCCCTGGTGGTCCTGACGATGATCTATGCCCTAAGCGACGTGTCGGGTGCCCACATCAACCCGGTGGTCACGCTGGCCTTTGCCCTGCGTGGGGCGTTTTCCTGGAAGCGGGTGCTGCCGTACTGGGGGGCGCAGTTCGCGGGGGCCATCACGGCGGCCCTGCTGCTGCGGGCCTTCGCGCCGCTGCCGCCCGTGCGTGAGCACCTGCCCAGCGCGGGGGCAGCGTTGCTTGAGGCGGCCTGCACGGCGGTGCTGCTGGCGGTGATCCTTGCCACCGCCCACCGTGACGCCCGGCTGAAGCCCTCCGTCGGGTTGGCGGTGGGGGCCACGGTGGGTCTCGACCACTTCCTATCCAGCCCCGTCTCGGCGGTGACGATGAATCCTGCCAAGACTTTCGGCCCGGCGCTCGTGGCGGGCCACCTGGCACAGGCCTGGCCGCACCTGCTGGGGTCGGTCCTCGGGGCGCTGGCCGCCCTGCTGCTGACCTGGGCAACCCACGGCCCCCTGAACCGCGCCGAACATGAGGCCGCCGCGGGCAACGGCGGGCAGGGCTGA
- a CDS encoding chemotaxis protein CheB, whose protein sequence is MAPQRIVVIGASAGGVESLMDLAASLPADFPVPLLVVLHVPAHGPTLLPQILRRCGPLPAAQAEDGEPLLPGRIYVAPPDHHLLVEDGHVAVTRGPKENRFRPSVDTLFRSAAYAYGPAAIGVVLSGTMDDGTSGLWTIKRRGGVTIVQQPEDALFSEMPENALQQVEVDHVVPLGELAALLTRLVRQETGGGEDRMNEEERRRLETEVRIAAEDNAFEQQVMSLGNLSAITCPECHGSLVRLHEGGTVRYRCHTGHAFSVNALLTGTTEAVEDSLWGAIRGLEESTMLLHQLGEHYAGTGNARLAEAFLDQAHEAEERFRQIRQILLRHRPLDSPLIQAGSQAAQDSGLP, encoded by the coding sequence ATGGCACCCCAACGTATCGTCGTGATCGGCGCATCTGCCGGGGGCGTGGAGAGCCTGATGGATCTCGCCGCCTCGCTGCCCGCCGACTTCCCGGTACCGCTGCTGGTGGTCCTGCATGTGCCGGCGCACGGCCCCACCCTGCTGCCGCAGATTCTGCGCCGCTGCGGTCCGCTGCCCGCCGCGCAGGCCGAGGACGGCGAACCGCTGCTGCCCGGGCGCATCTACGTGGCTCCGCCCGACCACCACCTGCTGGTCGAGGACGGGCACGTGGCCGTGACCCGCGGCCCCAAGGAAAACCGTTTCCGGCCCTCGGTGGACACGCTGTTTCGCTCGGCGGCTTACGCCTATGGCCCGGCGGCGATTGGCGTGGTGCTGTCGGGCACGATGGACGACGGGACCTCGGGGCTGTGGACCATCAAGCGGCGGGGCGGCGTCACCATCGTGCAGCAGCCGGAGGACGCGCTGTTCAGCGAGATGCCGGAGAATGCCCTGCAACAGGTCGAGGTGGATCACGTGGTGCCGCTGGGCGAGCTGGCGGCGCTGCTCACGCGCCTGGTGCGGCAGGAGACCGGGGGCGGGGAGGACCGCATGAACGAGGAAGAACGGCGGCGGCTGGAAACCGAGGTGCGGATCGCGGCCGAGGACAATGCGTTCGAACAGCAGGTGATGAGCCTGGGGAACCTCTCGGCCATCACCTGCCCGGAGTGCCACGGCTCGCTGGTGCGGCTGCACGAGGGCGGCACTGTCCGTTACCGCTGCCACACCGGCCACGCCTTCAGCGTGAACGCACTGCTCACGGGCACGACCGAGGCGGTCGAGGACAGCCTCTGGGGCGCGATCCGTGGCCTGGAGGAAAGCACCATGCTGCTGCACCAGCTCGGCGAACACTATGCCGGGACCGGCAATGCCCGCCTGGCCGAGGCCTTTCTGGACCAGGCCCACGAGGCCGAGGAACGCTTCCGCCAGATCCGCCAGATTCTGCTGCGCCACCGCCCACTCGACAGCCCGCTGATCCAGGCAGGCAGCCAGGCCGCGCAGGATTCTGGGCTGCCCTGA
- a CDS encoding chemotaxis protein CheB has protein sequence MAHPHIVVIGASAGGVEALLTLVGQLPADFPAPIFVVLHIAPHSPSQLPSILSRAGALPAVHPYDGQEFQPGHIYIAPPDHHLLLEERRVGVKKGPRENRVRPAVDALFRSAAYTHGPAVIGVVLSGLLDDGTSGLWTIQRLGGQTIVQDPADALFDAMPRNALQHVAVDAVLPAAEIGTLLTRLVRAPLPASAAPGLNPREQALLRTEVRIAAGASGYDLGVMQYGEPTPLTCPECHGTLVQLQEGTLTRYRCHTGHAYTADTLLADLTRSAEEQAYQMLRAMEETAMLLRQLGQRFGAASDPAAEAFLQQACETERRTHLIRELLWQTESLSKEKLRAEEPAARE, from the coding sequence ATGGCGCATCCCCACATCGTGGTTATCGGAGCCTCTGCTGGAGGCGTGGAGGCGCTGCTGACGCTGGTCGGGCAACTGCCCGCCGACTTTCCCGCACCCATCTTCGTGGTGCTGCATATCGCGCCCCACAGTCCGAGCCAGCTTCCCAGCATTCTCAGCCGGGCGGGGGCGCTCCCGGCCGTGCATCCCTACGACGGGCAGGAATTCCAGCCGGGGCATATCTACATCGCGCCCCCCGACCATCACCTCCTGCTGGAGGAGCGGCGTGTGGGGGTGAAAAAAGGCCCGCGCGAGAACCGGGTGCGGCCCGCCGTGGACGCGCTGTTTCGCTCGGCGGCCTACACCCACGGCCCGGCGGTGATCGGCGTGGTGCTGTCGGGGCTGCTGGACGACGGCACCTCGGGGCTGTGGACCATCCAGCGGCTGGGCGGGCAGACCATCGTGCAGGACCCGGCCGACGCGCTGTTCGACGCGATGCCGCGGAATGCCCTGCAGCATGTGGCTGTGGACGCCGTCCTGCCTGCCGCCGAGATCGGCACCCTCCTGACCCGGCTGGTCCGGGCACCGCTGCCTGCTAGCGCTGCGCCGGGCCTGAATCCGCGGGAGCAGGCGCTTTTGCGGACCGAGGTGCGGATTGCGGCGGGAGCCAGCGGCTACGACCTGGGCGTCATGCAGTACGGCGAGCCGACGCCGCTGACCTGCCCGGAGTGTCATGGCACGCTGGTGCAGCTGCAGGAAGGCACCCTGACGCGCTACCGCTGCCACACCGGCCACGCCTACACCGCCGACACCCTGCTGGCGGACCTGACCCGGAGCGCCGAGGAACAGGCCTACCAGATGCTCCGTGCCATGGAAGAAACCGCGATGCTGCTGCGACAGCTCGGGCAACGCTTCGGCGCGGCGTCGGACCCGGCGGCCGAGGCCTTTTTGCAGCAGGCCTGCGAAACCGAGCGCCGCACCCACCTGATCCGCGAACTGCTCTGGCAGACCGAATCGCTGAGCAAGGAAAAGCTCCGGGCGGAGGAGCCGGCGGCGCGGGAGTAG